The following nucleotide sequence is from Alteromonas sp. V450.
TCCAAACTGACAAAAGCTCAAGAATTAGGGGTAGAAGTGTGGGACGAAACAGCGCTTGTTTCGTTTTTAGCTCAACATGAATAGCAAACAACCCTCGCTATTGTAACATTACTACTGCGCCGACTGACGGCGCAGTTGACGTCTTTTCTCCCACGCTTTTTTCACCTGTAAACGCCAGACCCAGTTCAGCGTAACGTAACCCGCTAACCCAAATACGACTGAGCAAATTCCACAGCCTACAAGGAACGCCGGGCCAATAGTATTTATACTTTCTACCACCCATTGCCAGCTAAATTGAAACTCAAAATGTTCAGGTTTAGTCCCAAGTACAGTAGTTCCAACTTTATAAGCCCCATAAAATATAGGCGGAATAGTAAAGGGGTTAGTTATCCAAACGGTAGCAACGGATAATGGCAAATTTGCGCGAAAAGGAATGGCAACACCAGCTGAAAGCCACATTTGAAAAGGAACTGGCCAAAACGCAAAAAATAAACCAATTGCGAAAGCGCCAGATGCAGAACGACGATTCAAATGCCAAAGGTTAGGTTCATGTAATACTTTTCCAAAAATTTTTAAGGCTCTATTTTGCTTAATACTTTGATGATCAGGCAAAAAACGTCGAATAAATTTTTTAGGCATAAATATCGATGCATCTCGAAAATAAAATCAAAACTGACAAACCTTGCGTCTTCGTAACATTTCATCACGCAGGCGAGGTTCACGCTATGTCACTTGCTACGTGATAACATGCTA
It contains:
- a CDS encoding DUF2062 domain-containing protein encodes the protein MPKKFIRRFLPDHQSIKQNRALKIFGKVLHEPNLWHLNRRSASGAFAIGLFFAFWPVPFQMWLSAGVAIPFRANLPLSVATVWITNPFTIPPIFYGAYKVGTTVLGTKPEHFEFQFSWQWVVESINTIGPAFLVGCGICSVVFGLAGYVTLNWVWRLQVKKAWEKRRQLRRQSAQ